CTTTCTGCAAACGCATGAGGGCGGATTGGCCCTGGGCCTGGGAGGCTCTGGCCTTTTCCTCCTCAGCCAACATGGCTTGCAGACGGCCTTTGTCCTCGATGGGCGCGGCGTCCAGGACGGCTTTCCAGGGAATGGGCGCGCCCATTTGCTTGAGGCTGACAAGCTGGGCGAAATACATTTGCCGCTGGGAGTCGGATAAAACCCCTTCCACGGGAATGGCGTCGTATTTGCCGAAGTCTCCGGTGAAAAACTCCCGGGTCGGGGGCTGGCCCAAAATCCGGGAAACTTTCTGCGGGGTGTAGTTGGCCTGGATGAGCTTGATGAGCTTTTGGCCCACCAGTTTTTTTGCCAAACGATAATTGTCGAAGATGTCTTGCAAAATGGTCAGCCCGGCGGCCTGCCGCATTTTGGCCAGGATGCCGGCAATCTGCATGTGGTCGCTCTCGGCCATGCCGAAGAGCTCGGAATTGGCCCCGGGGATCTCCATGATGTCCTTGTCCAGGATTTCCGAAAGCTGCATGAGGCCCGCGGGAATGTCCGGAGGCAGCATACGCTGGGCCTGATCCATGTCGCCTTTCATCCAGACCACCTGGCCCTGGCCGCTTTGGTACAGGGCTTCCGGATTGACCACGCTGTTTTCCCGGGCTTTCCAGCCTGTGGAAATTTGGGAGTCGATGATGTCCAGCATCTTGGAGCGCCGTTTGTTCACCTCGGTCTGGGGATCGCGCATGCACCGGACGATCCCCTGGAGCTTCCAGCTCGCCTGGTCGTATTCCGGCTCGAAAAATCCCAGCACCGGAACGAAAGGAAAATCCTCCAGCCCGCCCGGTTCCGGCCCCTGGTGAATAAGCTGGTCTTCCACGAACACGGCCAGCTCCACGCTGCGGCGCATGGTTTCAAAAATCTTCAGCCCGGGGTGGGCGGAAAGGAGGCGCTCCAGGGTCTGAGCGTCCCCTTTCCATGGCAGGCTTAGGCCCGCGGCGGGATCCATAAGGATGGTGAGGGGCTTGTGGGTGCGCGTCCAGAATTCGTCGTACCGGAGCAGGTTGTCCCCGGCGGGATTGCGGGCCAGGGCGCCGTATTCATACTTGCCGTCCGCAACGCCCCTTGGGCTGATGTTGTCTATCAAATGCCGCTTGCCGGCCGGCAAAATGGATCGGACGGCGTCCTTGGTCAAAAGCTCCCGGCGGCAGATGTAATTGCAATCCGACAAGTCGCGCTCGGAAAAAGCCGGGTCCAGCAAAAACCGGTTGTGGGGCGCCCGCTTGATCTTGATGTCCCCGTTCAGGGGATCGCGGGAATAATCCACAAAAAGATTGACCAGGTTGACGCCGGTTTTAAGGGCGCCCGCGGAAAAGGCGTCCGACATGACGTGATAGGCGTTACAGGACTGCATCTGCCATTGGCACAGGGCGGAAAGCTGGGAGGCCGTGGCCTGGTCCGATCCTTCCACGGGATCCACCTTGAGGGCCAGCCGGTTTTTCCGCTGATATCCCTCAATCAGCTTGACCACCCGCCGGACCTTGTTGAACACCAGAGCGCTCCGGCGCTGTTTTTCCAGGTAGCGTTTGGCCGAGGCGTCCCACTGGTCGCCCAGCATGACGGAGAGGTCGGTATTGGCTTCGGACAGGAAAGGCGCCCAATAGGCGTGAGCGCGCTCGTAAGCCTGGGTAAAATCCTTTTTGATGTCGTTTTCGTTCATGGATTCCTCAAGGGGGTGAAGGGTTCCGATGAAAATCAAACGCCCATGGGCGGGGCGTATTGCTGATACATTCGGCAGGCCTGAGAGGCGGTCATGCCCAGGGACTCCCGCTGGCAGAGGTCCAATCCCACGGCCAGGTAACGAAATGCGTCGGCGGCGTGGCTGGTCCAGTCGTGATGGGGGATGGCCCCAAAGCAGGCTGTGCGTTCGTTGTAAACCCGCCTGTATTGGCGAAGGGCTTCCAGGCCTTTGGCGCACTTATGCTGGTCGAACCAGCAACGGGGGATGATCAAACGGGCTGCGTTTATGCCGTCGGCCAGGGGCAGGTTGGGCGCTACGGAAAATGACACGCCCAGGCTTTTGGCCGATTCCAGGCGGCTTTTTCCCGTCCCCAATTCCCGCACCCGGATGTCGTGGGGCGCCAGGTGGGTTCCGTACAGATAATCGCGCTCCCGAAGGGCTCGCACGTAATAATCCAGCCCCTGACCGGCGTCCTCCAGGTAATCCACCACCCGGATTTCTCCGCCGGGCGAAACCTGAAAAAACCACACTGCGGTGGAGTCGCTCATGCCCAGGTCCCAGGCTGTATGGACGGGGAGAGCGCGCTCCACGGGCAGGGTAACGATGCGGCCTTCCTTTTCAGCCTGAGCGATCAAAGGCCCGTAATAGGCGCCTACTATGGCGGCGGAAAAGCTGCACTCGAACTCCTGCTCATACTGTTCGGGCGTCATCTCCTTTTTTGCGGCGTCCAACTCATCCCGCCCAACAATGCCGGTTTCCGAAGCCCGATACATGGCGCAAAACCAATCCGGGTCGCTTCTGGCGAACTGATACAGGTCGTAAAAAGCGTTGTGCCCGCGGGGGGTGCCGATAAACATGGCCCAGCCTAGCCGGTCGGATAGGGCGGGGCGTATGATCTCGCCCCAGACCCGTTCGGGCATTTGGGCCATTTCGTCCAGAACGGCGCCGTCCAGATAGATTCCCCTGAGGCGGTCGGGGTTGTCCGCGCCCAAAAGGGTGATGCGGGCGCCGTTAGGGAGGTCGCACCGCAGTTCGGTTTCGTGAAAAGTCGTTCCGTTTATGGCGCCTGCAAACTTCTTCAGGTAGTCCCAAACCACGCTCTTGGCCTGCTTGTACAATGGGGCGATGTAGGCGTACCTGGGTGCAGGCAGGGGGTTTTGGCAGGCTTTCATGACGAGCTCGTTGACGGCGGCCACGGTTTTTCCGAACCTGCGGTGGCAAACCAAAACGGAGAATCGCTTTTTGTTCTGATGAATCTCCCATTGATGCCGGCGAGGGCGATAGGGAATCGTCACGCTGTGAAACCCTTGCGGATCAGCATTTATATTTGGCGCTGTTTCTTGCATTCCCTATAAATCCTCTCCGGCCCACCGGATCTCCATTGGCCCTGGCTGTTCTTCCTTTTTCCCGAACATTCCCAAATGCTTGCCCATCAATTCAGCCGCCCGGATCGCCGTGGAATACTGTTTGGCCTCCATGGCGCCTTCCCGGGCGTCCTCCAGGTATTGAAGGACAACCTCCTGCGTCAGCTCCTGCTCAAGACTGGATTGAGACTGAGGGCTCATTGTTTTCTCCCGGAACGCCTAAAAACCAGTCTTCGTCCAGTTCTTCAAAAAATCCGCCTCCGTTAAGAGAACGCGGCTCCCCCAACACGCCGTCCGGGTCGTCTCCGTAGCCGTATTCGTCAAACAAATCTTCCCATTCCATGATCTTCTCCTTTGAAAAGAGGGTCAAAACAAAGGGAGGCGCCCCTCGAATGGCTAAAAGCATATCACGGGTTTCGGCCGGGTTCGGTCTATGCACAGGTATGGACAGAAGGGGGCGATGCAGGCCCAGTTAAAACTATTGACAGGTTTCTCATGGGGAAAAACTTATAATTGTGTCAGTAAAGACTATGGGCTTGACCTGCAAAGCAAGGTGTAGTCTAATAAGTGATAATCTCCATAGAAATTATAATGAAAGCAAACATATGAGCGCAATTGCAGGGCCAGCCCCCAATAAGGGGGATCTGGAAAAACGCATTTTTGAACTGGAAGCGGAGCTTGCCTTATTACGCTCTTGGCGCACCAATGGCGGGGACGATCTTTTTCGCACTATGTACGAATCCTCCAACGTCGGCATCGCCAGAGTGGCGCTGGATTTCACCATCCTGGAGGCCAACAGGGCGTACTGCGGGATGTTAGGCTATTCCGAAGAGGAACTGATTGGAAAAACGCTCCAGGAAATCACCGCGCCCGAGTCCCTTCCTGAAAACATTGAAAAGCAAAAGCAATTAAGAGACTTGAAAATAGACTCTTTCCGTATGGAAAAGGAGTTTATCCGCAAGGACGGATCCCAGGCCTGGGGGCTTCTTCACGCCAGCGTCATTAAAAACGGACAGGGGGAAGCCCAGTATTTTTTGGGAAGCGTGGCGGACATAACCGACCGAAAAAAGGTGGAAGCCGAGCTGCGGGAAAGCGAGTTTAAATACCGAACTTTATTTGAAAATATGGAGCAAGGCGTATTTTACCAGAAAGATACGGGCGAGCTGTCCGACGTCAACACCAGGGCTTTGGAGCTTTTTGGCCTGACGCGCGATGAGTTTTTGGGAAGGACTTCCAAGCATCCGGAGTGGAAGGTTTTTGATGAAGAAGGGAACCTCCTGGAGCCCAAGGACCATCCCTCAATAAAAACGCTGCGCACGGGCCGGGCGGTACGCGATCAGGTGGTGGGAGTATACAATCCCCGCAAGAAGCAGATGGTGTGGCTGAGCGTCAGCGCCACTCCCCAGTGCAGCCATGATCACGAGCTTCCCTGCCAGGTCTTTGTCACCTTGCACGATCTGACGGCGCTAAAAAACATGCAACGGCGCTTGTCCCAAAGCCACAAGCTGGAAGCCATCGGCACGCTTGCAGGAGGGATAGCGCATGACTTTAATAACTTGCTTAGCGTCGTATTAGGAAACGCAGAGCTGGCCATAAGCGACACCCCCCATGACAGCCCGGCGGCGGAAAGCCTGCTGGAAATCCAATCCGCCGGCATGAGGGCGCGGGACGTGGTCAGGCAGCTTTTGGAATTCGCCAAGCCGGAAGGCAAGAGAAAGCAACTGGTGGACTTCATAGGCATTGTGCAGGAGTCCATAAGGTTTTTGCGGGCCACAATTCCTTCCACCGTGGATATCCAGGTGAAAATCCTGATTAACAAGGCGCCTGTCATGGCTGATCCGTCCAACCTGTATCAGGTCATGATCAACCTGTGCACCAACGCCGCCCACGCCATGGCGGGCCGTGGGGGAGTTCTGGGCGTAAACGTGGCCCGGCACGAAAGCAACGGCGAAGATCCCGATTTTTTCGCCTTGGCGCCTGGTGAATACGTAAGGCTTTCCGTATCCGACACCGGGATTGGGATGGACGCGCAAACCCAGAACAAGATATTCGACCCCTATTTCACGACTAGAGACGTGGGAGAAGGCGCCGGCATGGGGCTTGCCGTGGTGCACGGCATTTTGGAAACCCACGGAGGACGGATCCATGTGGAAAGCGAACCGGAAAAAGGTTCTACCTTCACCGTGGTTTTTCCCCTGGCTTCAGCCCTGCCCACGGCGCCGGCCTTAAACGGAAACGGTTATGAAGGCGGCAACGAACGGATTTTGTTGGTGGATGACGAGGCTTCCGTACTGCGCACCATGAACATGATGCTGGAACGCCTGGGCTACCAGGTAACCCCATACAACGACGCTCCGGAAGCCCTGAAAGCCTTTAAAGAGAGGCCGGAGGATTTTGACGCCATTGTTACGGACATGACCATGCCCGGGCTTACCGGCGTCTTGCTTGCGGAGGAGGCCATCGCCGTCAAACCGGGTGTCCCGGTGGTGTTGTGCACCGGTTATTCGGAAAACATTGACGAAGAAACAGCCAAGGACCAGGGCATTTCGGCTTTTATCATGAAGCCGGTGGTGCGCAGGGAGATGGCCCGGGTTATCCGGTTCGCCCTGGACGGGGCCGGGTCATCCGGCCGCGCTGTGAAATCGGGCTAATTCCGTCCCAAACAAGCCCATGGCCTGCTCCAAACCTCTTAACGAGGATTCGATCATATATTTCGTCAGGCGATCAAACGGGTGCGTCGCCCGAAACAGGAGCACCCTTGCGTTTATGTCCACGGCAAAGGCGCCGTATAAAATTTCCCGATTAATCTGCAGGACTCTTTTGAAAAACTCCTCCGTATTATTTTCCGGAACCACCGACACGATCTGCTCCATAATAAGCACTTCGCCGTCGCAATCAAAAACCATGTTGATTATGGCGTTCGCCTCGTCGCTGGCTACGAGCAGGCCCCGGCTCACGTCTTCCTTGACAATGGAAACCCCTAGATCTTCCAAAAGGTCCCGGGTTCTTACACAATTCCATGACCCGGCCATATAATCCTCCAAACAAACTGCGTGTTACGGCTCCATCGAAAGATGGTCCAGGTAATTCTGCGCGTCCTCGCTCCCTGAATTCGCCGCCGTGACAAAGGCTTCCATGGCGGCGTCCTCTTCCCCGGCGAGCAAAAGGATGCGCGCCTTCCCGTAAGTATATACCGGGTTATCAGGGCTATACTCCAAAGATTTGTCGGTATGCTTCAGGGCGAGGGAATAATCTTTTAATTCGGCGTAGGCCAGGGCCGCTGCAAAATGGGCGGCCGGGCTTTCGGGATTCAGTTCCAAAGCTTTTTTATAGGATTTCAAAGCAGCGTTGGGCCCGCCGTACATGGCGGACAGATTGCCTTTTTCCACCAGAGCGGCCACTTCCCGGGCAAGCAATTCTTCGGGAGTCAGTTCTGGCTCGGCGTAATCCGTCTCCGGTTCAGCGTACTCGCCCGTCTCCTGGTATTGCCCGCCTTCCGATGCCTCCGGCTGGAACATTTCATCGTCAGGCTGCATCACAACGTCTCCCTGCATGGCCCTGCCGGGGCCGCCGGGAGCCATGCCCTGAAATACGCTCGCCAGGCTTTTGATTTCATTGGGATCCAGCGCCATCTCCGCCCGCATCATGCCTTTACCGGCATCGATTGTCATACGCATTTTGGCGGGAGGAATATTGCGCGGCATTTTGCCGGAAGGATCGTTTTCAGCAGCCATTTTCATGATCTCGCCCAGGTCCATATCCATGGTGAAAAGGGGACCCGCGGCCTTGCCGGGCCTGAGGGATTTGGCCTTGGCTATCAGGCGGCGAAGATTGACGTCGGACGAGGCCACAAGCACCAAATCGTCTTTGGCGGCCATGCGGACGTCTATGGCCATGGTCCGGGTCTTGTTGGTCCCGGGAACCGGCTCGGTGATTTCGGCGGTCATACCTTTGACCTCCAGGTCCGAAATTTTGGAGTCCAACGCCCTTTTCCAAACCGCCATACCAGGCGTATTGGCCAACTGCGGGCTGTTTGCAGACATATCCACGGAGCACTGGATCAACTGGTCAATAAGGATCGACGCCGCCCCGGGGTTCTTGACGCACCAAATGCCTTCCAAAACAATATCATCTTTTCTCAAGGTCATGCCTGCGACGTACTCCCCGGTCATTTCCTGCATGGGAACCTCGAAACAGGTCATGTTGATGCCCATCTTTTTATAAAACGGCCCCAGGGATTCCGTTAAAATATCGGCGAACGCAGAAACGTCGTAAGGCCGGGAACGGTATGTGATTTCTCCTGTAGGCTTATAGTTGGCCAGCTTGGCCTCCCCCTCGAGGGGAGGGACCATGGCCTGAGCCAGGCGGGTTCCAGGCATGGCGGTTCCCTCAAAAGACAAGGCCGCTTTGGAGCGAGTGAGGGTAAGCCCGATTCCCAGAGTCTTGAGTTGCTTCATGACGTCCATGAGCCCCTTGGACATCAACCTCATATCCTGTGCGGAAAGCTCCCCCTGGCTCTGGGCGGAAGCCTGGCTTAAAGCGGAATTCAGGCCGGCTTCCATTTGTGCGACGTAGGCGCTTGCGGGAATTTCAACAAACAGGGAATCCTTGGCTTTTTTGGCGGACTCCTTTTCCAGGGCGGCGGCGACATCCCCGGGCATGGGCCCCATGGGAGGGTAGACGATCCGGTAGTGGTCCGAGCCGGCCTGGGCCTGCGTCAATTGCTGAAAACTCTGACTGGGCCGCAAAAACGGGATAAACCCATAGACAATGGGCGTCTCGCCTTCCATATAAACCATGGCGACGGCCGACCGGTTGGGATCGATCCAATCCGTGCCGCCCATCATCGCCCTGGCCGGCAGGGTGACGGCCTGGCCGGGATTGGCCTCTGCAGCCCATTCGTCTATGATATCAAATACTTCATTGATGTCATTAATCCGGACTATCGCCATGTCTTCCAAATTCGGCTGACACCAGGCGGGAAAAACCCCGCCGGCTGCAAAAATTAAAGCCAAGGCAAAAGACCATGCCAGCAGGAATCGCGTTTTCATAACGTTCTCCTTTTACAAATTACAAACAGACCCGGCAATTACGGAAAAGAGATATTATCCCCACTTTATTTTCGTTGTAATATCACACCAGTCCTTTCTTGTCTTTTGAAAATCGTTAATTTTCCAGTGAAACCCGTCACATGCCGTTTTTTATTTAGCAAAAAGGCCCGTCTGATTATATTTATGTAAGGGTTTTTTTGGCTTGACACATGGAAAATCGGTGTGCTAATGCCCTCATATTATGGGAAACGCAATGAAATATACCGGTTTTTGGTGGTGGCGCAGCTTACTCAGCCGGTGAGGTGCGTCTTGCGAACTTTCCCATAGACGAAAACATAAAAGGAAAACGCGGGCAGCCTCAAAGGCCCGCGATTTTTTTATACCGCGGGCCAACCGGCTTGGCGGTATTTTTGTTTAAGCGGCCGGTCCCTGAGTACGCCCAAACGGCTGTTCATTATAACACGCCCCGCTCGGCGGGGACGCAATCAACCACGGGCCTGAAGCGGCCCAAACCTCAGAAAAGGGGAGACTTATCATGGCTTCGCACAAAATCCTTTTGACCGAAGACGAAATGCCCAGACAATGGTACAACATTCTGGCAGACATCAAAATGAACCCGCCCTTGGGACCGGACGGAAATCCCGTTTCTCCGGATCAGCTGGCTCCGGTTTTTCCCATGAACCTCATTGAGCAGGAAGTCAGCCAGGAGCGTTGGATCGACATTCCGCAAGAGGTTATGGACATTTACACCCTGTGGCGTCCGTCTCCCCTGGTTCGCGCCACCCGTTTGGAAAAGGCTTTGGGAACCCCGGCCCGCATCTACTTCAAAAACGAAGGCGTAAGCCCCGCCGGAAGCCACAAGCCCAACACCGCCGTTCCCCAGGCTTACTACAACAAGGAATTCGGCATTAAAAAGATCACCACCGAAACCGGCGCCGGCCAGTGGGGCAGCGCGCTCTCCTTTGCGTGCGCCCAGTTCGGCCTGCAGTGCACGGTTTATATGGTGCGCATCTCTTTTGACCAGAAGCCCTACCGCAAGTCCATGATGGGCGTGTGGGGCGGAAAATGCATCGCCAGCCCCAGCACCCTGACCAAGGCCGGCCGCGATGCCCTGGAAAGAGATCCCAACACTCCCGGCTCCCTGGGCATCGCCATCTCCGAAGCCGTGGAAGCGGCCGTCAGCGATGAAACCGGAGAAACCCGCTACTCTCTGGGCAGCGTCCTCAATCACGTTATGCTGCATCAGACCGTCATCGGCCTGGAAGCCAAAAAGCAATTGGAAAAGGTGGGCGAATACCCGGACATCGTCATCGGATGCGCCGGCGGCGGCAGCAACTTCGCCGGCCTGGCCTTCCCCTTCGCCCAGGACAAAATCAACGGCAAGCACGTGGAAATCTACCCCGTGGAACCCGCAGCATGCCCCACGCTGACCAAGGCTCCCTTCGTCTACGACCACGGCGACGTAGCCGGATACACCCCGCTGCTGCCCATGCACAGCCTGGGACACGCTTTCGTGCCAGCCCCGATCCACGCCGGCGGCCTGCGCTATCACGGCATGGCCCCCACGGTCAGCCAGTTGGTGGACGAAGGCCTCATGGACGCCAAATCCGTGAATCAGCTTGATTGTTACGAAGCCGGTCTTATCTTTGCTAGGAGCGAGGGACATATTCCCGCGCCGGAAACCACCCACGCCATTGCGCAGGTGATCAAAGAAGCCAACAAAGCCAAGGAAGAAGGCAAGGAAAAGGTCATCCTGTTCAACTGGAGCGGACACGGAGCGCTGGACCTGGGCGCCTACGAGAAGTACCTTGCGGGCGAACTGCACAACTTTGAGCTGACGGACGCCGAAATGAACGAGGCTATGGAGATTTTCAAGAATTATCCCAAGCCGGAGCACCTGAAGAGCAGGTAAATGAGCGCTGAAAACAACCCTATGGTTAGACGCTGCCCGCGTTTGGGCAACCCCATCGCCTTCCCCTATTGCATGAAATGCGGGGAAAACAACGGCGTCTGCTTCAAAATCCTGGATTGCTGGTGGGAAGTCTTTGACGTGGCTTCCTACCTGAAGGACGCCCTCGCTCCCGAGGACTTCCAAAAGCTGGCCGCCGCGCAGGAAACCGGCCCCCAATCCAAGATGGCCTCTCTGCTGAACGTGGTGGAAAAGGTTTCCAAGTAAAGGAAAAAAACCGGGCCGGGATCCCTTATAGGATCCCGGCCTCAAAAATTTTATCCATCAAACACAGGAGGTTCCTTTGATTATCAGACAACTGGCCGTCGGCCCCCTGCAAGCCAATTGTTTTATCGTGGGATGCGAAAAGACCAATCAGGCCGTGGTCATCGACCCGGGCGGAGAAGCGGACAAGATCCTCATGTCCCTGGCCAACCACAAGCTGACCCTCACGGCTATCTTGAACACCCATGGCCATTTCGACCATGTGGAGGGCAATAAAGGCCTGAAGGACGCCACGGGCTGCGACATCTACATTCACGAAGAGGACGCCCCCATGCTCCAGATGGTATCCTCCCTGGCTTCCAGCTTTGGGCTGCAAATGCAAAACTCCCCTCCCGCGGACAAATATCTCAAAGAGGGCGACGTGATTACCGTCGGAGAAGAGAGCCTGAAAGTGCTCCATACACCCGGCCATTCTCCCGGCGGAGTCTCATTCTGCGCTGACGGCGTGGTCTTTGTGGGCGACACCCTGTTTGCAGGGTCCATCGGCAGAACCGACCTTCCCGGCGGCAGCTACAACCAGCTTATCGCCTCGGTTAAGGATAAAATCTTCCCCCTGGGAGATGAGTGCGTGGTCTGCGCCGGGCACGGGCCGGAAACGACCGTAGGGCGCGAAAAAATGTATAATCCATTTTTTCAATAGATTATTCAGCAGCTTTCCATACAAAAATCAGGAGAGGCACGGATTTTTTCCGCCCTCTCCTTTTTTTATTAAAGAAGCGTCAAAATATTGCCGATTAGCCCATCAGGCAGGCTTGGGCGCCAAGTCGGCCGTTTTCCGTCAACTTTTTTCAGGAGTGTGGACCATGATTGCAGGAATCAACGCGTCAGTTTCGGCTCTTAACGCCTACGGCCGGAAGTTTCAGTCCACTGCCAACAATACAGCCAATATCGACACGGACGGCTATAAAAAGACCCGGGTAACCATGTCGGAAGCCGCCAACGGCTCCGTGGAGGCCAAGTCGGAAAAGGTGGATGCGCCCGGCCCCATTGTAAGCGAACTGACCTCCGAGGGCTCCGTGCTGGTGGAAAAATCCAACGTGGATCTGGCCCAGGAAGTGACCAACCAAATCCTGGCGGCCAGGGGCTACGAGGCCAACCTGGCTTCGGTCAAGGCCTTTGACGAAATGCTCGGCTCCACGCTCGACCTAATAAAATAAACATAATATCAAATAGTTAAACGATGTCGATCATTCATGGCGGGAGGGCTGAAAGCCTTCCCGTTTTTGTTTTTTAGGTAACGTTGTTAGGGTGGAAAACAGCATGAATTTGGTGTATTGTTCAGCAATAGAAATCAATTATCTGATATCACAAGTGTATGATCAAAAATAGCGCCTATAGGGCGCAAAAACCGGAGCTTATGAAACTCAAAGA
The nucleotide sequence above comes from Desulfatibacillum aliphaticivorans DSM 15576. Encoded proteins:
- a CDS encoding terminase large subunit domain-containing protein, with the protein product MQETAPNINADPQGFHSVTIPYRPRRHQWEIHQNKKRFSVLVCHRRFGKTVAAVNELVMKACQNPLPAPRYAYIAPLYKQAKSVVWDYLKKFAGAINGTTFHETELRCDLPNGARITLLGADNPDRLRGIYLDGAVLDEMAQMPERVWGEIIRPALSDRLGWAMFIGTPRGHNAFYDLYQFARSDPDWFCAMYRASETGIVGRDELDAAKKEMTPEQYEQEFECSFSAAIVGAYYGPLIAQAEKEGRIVTLPVERALPVHTAWDLGMSDSTAVWFFQVSPGGEIRVVDYLEDAGQGLDYYVRALRERDYLYGTHLAPHDIRVRELGTGKSRLESAKSLGVSFSVAPNLPLADGINAARLIIPRCWFDQHKCAKGLEALRQYRRVYNERTACFGAIPHHDWTSHAADAFRYLAVGLDLCQRESLGMTASQACRMYQQYAPPMGV
- a CDS encoding hybrid sensor histidine kinase/response regulator, giving the protein MSAIAGPAPNKGDLEKRIFELEAELALLRSWRTNGGDDLFRTMYESSNVGIARVALDFTILEANRAYCGMLGYSEEELIGKTLQEITAPESLPENIEKQKQLRDLKIDSFRMEKEFIRKDGSQAWGLLHASVIKNGQGEAQYFLGSVADITDRKKVEAELRESEFKYRTLFENMEQGVFYQKDTGELSDVNTRALELFGLTRDEFLGRTSKHPEWKVFDEEGNLLEPKDHPSIKTLRTGRAVRDQVVGVYNPRKKQMVWLSVSATPQCSHDHELPCQVFVTLHDLTALKNMQRRLSQSHKLEAIGTLAGGIAHDFNNLLSVVLGNAELAISDTPHDSPAAESLLEIQSAGMRARDVVRQLLEFAKPEGKRKQLVDFIGIVQESIRFLRATIPSTVDIQVKILINKAPVMADPSNLYQVMINLCTNAAHAMAGRGGVLGVNVARHESNGEDPDFFALAPGEYVRLSVSDTGIGMDAQTQNKIFDPYFTTRDVGEGAGMGLAVVHGILETHGGRIHVESEPEKGSTFTVVFPLASALPTAPALNGNGYEGGNERILLVDDEASVLRTMNMMLERLGYQVTPYNDAPEALKAFKERPEDFDAIVTDMTMPGLTGVLLAEEAIAVKPGVPVVLCTGYSENIDEETAKDQGISAFIMKPVVRREMARVIRFALDGAGSSGRAVKSG
- a CDS encoding YbjN domain-containing protein, with the protein product MAGSWNCVRTRDLLEDLGVSIVKEDVSRGLLVASDEANAIINMVFDCDGEVLIMEQIVSVVPENNTEEFFKRVLQINREILYGAFAVDINARVLLFRATHPFDRLTKYMIESSLRGLEQAMGLFGTELARFHSAAG
- a CDS encoding tetratricopeptide repeat protein; this encodes MKTRFLLAWSFALALIFAAGGVFPAWCQPNLEDMAIVRINDINEVFDIIDEWAAEANPGQAVTLPARAMMGGTDWIDPNRSAVAMVYMEGETPIVYGFIPFLRPSQSFQQLTQAQAGSDHYRIVYPPMGPMPGDVAAALEKESAKKAKDSLFVEIPASAYVAQMEAGLNSALSQASAQSQGELSAQDMRLMSKGLMDVMKQLKTLGIGLTLTRSKAALSFEGTAMPGTRLAQAMVPPLEGEAKLANYKPTGEITYRSRPYDVSAFADILTESLGPFYKKMGINMTCFEVPMQEMTGEYVAGMTLRKDDIVLEGIWCVKNPGAASILIDQLIQCSVDMSANSPQLANTPGMAVWKRALDSKISDLEVKGMTAEITEPVPGTNKTRTMAIDVRMAAKDDLVLVASSDVNLRRLIAKAKSLRPGKAAGPLFTMDMDLGEIMKMAAENDPSGKMPRNIPPAKMRMTIDAGKGMMRAEMALDPNEIKSLASVFQGMAPGGPGRAMQGDVVMQPDDEMFQPEASEGGQYQETGEYAEPETDYAEPELTPEELLAREVAALVEKGNLSAMYGGPNAALKSYKKALELNPESPAAHFAAALAYAELKDYSLALKHTDKSLEYSPDNPVYTYGKARILLLAGEEDAAMEAFVTAANSGSEDAQNYLDHLSMEP
- a CDS encoding TrpB-like pyridoxal phosphate-dependent enzyme; translated protein: MASHKILLTEDEMPRQWYNILADIKMNPPLGPDGNPVSPDQLAPVFPMNLIEQEVSQERWIDIPQEVMDIYTLWRPSPLVRATRLEKALGTPARIYFKNEGVSPAGSHKPNTAVPQAYYNKEFGIKKITTETGAGQWGSALSFACAQFGLQCTVYMVRISFDQKPYRKSMMGVWGGKCIASPSTLTKAGRDALERDPNTPGSLGIAISEAVEAAVSDETGETRYSLGSVLNHVMLHQTVIGLEAKKQLEKVGEYPDIVIGCAGGGSNFAGLAFPFAQDKINGKHVEIYPVEPAACPTLTKAPFVYDHGDVAGYTPLLPMHSLGHAFVPAPIHAGGLRYHGMAPTVSQLVDEGLMDAKSVNQLDCYEAGLIFARSEGHIPAPETTHAIAQVIKEANKAKEEGKEKVILFNWSGHGALDLGAYEKYLAGELHNFELTDAEMNEAMEIFKNYPKPEHLKSR
- a CDS encoding MBL fold metallo-hydrolase, translated to MIIRQLAVGPLQANCFIVGCEKTNQAVVIDPGGEADKILMSLANHKLTLTAILNTHGHFDHVEGNKGLKDATGCDIYIHEEDAPMLQMVSSLASSFGLQMQNSPPADKYLKEGDVITVGEESLKVLHTPGHSPGGVSFCADGVVFVGDTLFAGSIGRTDLPGGSYNQLIASVKDKIFPLGDECVVCAGHGPETTVGREKMYNPFFQ
- a CDS encoding flagellar basal body rod C-terminal domain-containing protein; translation: MIAGINASVSALNAYGRKFQSTANNTANIDTDGYKKTRVTMSEAANGSVEAKSEKVDAPGPIVSELTSEGSVLVEKSNVDLAQEVTNQILAARGYEANLASVKAFDEMLGSTLDLIK